A stretch of Gammaproteobacteria bacterium DNA encodes these proteins:
- the rpsS gene encoding 30S ribosomal protein S19, which translates to MPRSINKGPFVDLHLIKKVHAAVESNNRKPIKTWSRRSMVTPEMIGLTIAVHNGKQHVPVFVSEDMIGHKLGEFSPTRTYKGHAADKKGK; encoded by the coding sequence GTGCCACGTTCAATTAATAAAGGACCATTTGTCGATTTGCACTTGATCAAAAAAGTACATGCGGCAGTAGAGTCAAACAATCGCAAACCGATTAAAACCTGGTCGCGCCGTTCCATGGTTACGCCTGAAATGATCGGTCTTACAATAGCAGTGCATAATGGCAAGCAGCACGTACCTGTGTTCGTGTCCGAGGACATGATCGGCCATAAGTTAGGTGAGTTTTCACCGACACGCACTTATAAAGGCCATGCGGCAGATAAGAAAGGTAAGTAA
- the rplV gene encoding 50S ribosomal protein L22 has protein sequence MQARAILKNATLSPQKCRLVADQVRGKSVEKALQILAFSPKKAAFIVKKVLESAIANAEHNDGADIDELKVSAITVDEGRTMKRMHARAKGRGNRILKRSSHITVTVSDN, from the coding sequence ATGCAAGCTAGAGCTATATTGAAAAATGCGACTCTTTCACCGCAAAAATGTCGACTGGTTGCAGACCAAGTTAGAGGTAAATCGGTGGAAAAAGCGCTGCAAATACTGGCTTTCAGTCCAAAGAAAGCTGCGTTTATTGTTAAGAAAGTGCTGGAATCTGCCATTGCTAACGCGGAACACAATGATGGTGCGGATATCGACGAATTAAAGGTATCTGCTATCACGGTGGACGAGGGGCGCACCATGAAACGAATGCACGCCCGTGCCAAAGGCCGGGGTAACCGCATTCTGAAACGAAGCAGTCACATTACTGTGACTGTCAGTGATAATTAA